TGGAAACCCTTTACCCGCAAAGGGGACCTAAGGAGAAGGCGGGCTACCTCCTCCCCGCCCTGCAGGCCCTCTTCGGCCAGCTCTCGGAGGGGTACTGGGTGCGCCCCTGGCAGGAGGTGGCCTGGCGGCAAAGGCGAGGGCTTTACCGGGAAGACCTCCTCTGGCGGGGGGGAAGCTGGGAGGTGCCGGCGGACCTCTCCCCCTTCCAGGGGCTTCCGGAAAGGCTAAGGGGGCTTCCTCCCCTCGAGGCCCTCCACACCGCCCGGGCGGAGATCCTCTCCCGCACGGGGCTAAAGGAGGTGCCCTTCGTCCGCCTCCTCGCCCAGCTCCTCGCCCGCATGGCCACGGACCCCACCCGCAAGCCCCGCCCTTCCGACCTCCTGGATGCGGTGATGGCGGCCACGGTCTACCCCTACGTGGACCTCCTCCTCACCGACCGCTACCTCCGGAACCTCCTCCCCGAAAGGAGCGTGGGGGGTAGGCGGAAAGAGGTGGAGGCCCTGGTCAGGCGCCTCCTTGGGGAGTAGACTGCCCCCGTGAAGGGGATTAAGGACCCCCGCCTCCTGCCCATCGCCGAGAAGGTGGAAGCCGGGGAAAGGCTCACCTTCGCCGAAGGCCTGGTCCTTTACGAAACCCAGGACCTCCCCACCCTCATGCGCCTCGCCAACCGGGTGCGGGAGAGGAAGCACGGCCACAAAACCTACTTCGTCCACTCCATCCGGGTCTCCCAGACCAACATCTGCTACGTGGGCTGCACCTTCTGCGCCTTCCAAAGGCGCTTTGGCGAGGAAGGGGCCTGGGACTGGGACGTGGAGGAGGTGGTGGCCTGGGTTAGGGCCCGCTACCAACCCGGCCTCACGGAAATCCACCTGACCGCCGGCCACCACCCCAAAAGGCCCTTCCAGTACTACCTGGACCTGGTGCGGGCCCTGAAGGAAAGCTTCCCCGGCGTCCAGGTGAAGGCCTGGACGGCGGCGGAGATCCACCACTTCTCCAAGATCGCCCGCCTGCCCTACCGGGAGGTGCTCCAAGCCCTGAAGGAGGCGGGCCTGGACGCCATGCCGGGGGGTGGGGCGGAGATCTTCGCCGAGAGGGTGCGGAAGCGGATCGCCCGGGCCAAGGTGAGCGCCGAGGGCTGGCTGGAAATCCACCGCACCGCCCACGAGCTTGGCATCCCCACCAACGCCACCATGCTCTACGGGCACATAGAAACCCTGGAGGAGCGCCTGGACCACATGGACCGCCTGCGGCGCCTCCAGGACGAAACGGGGGGGTTCATGAGCTTCATCCCCCTGGCCTTCCAGCCCGACGGGAACCAGCTCGCCCGGGAGCTGGGCAAGCGGGAGTTCACCACGGGCCTGGACGACCTCCGGAACCTGGCGGTGGCCCGGCTCTACCTGGACAACATCCCCCACATCAAGGGGTACTGGGCCACCCTCACCCCCGAGCTCGCCCAGGTGTCCCTGGACTGGGGCGTCACCGATATAGACGGCACCCTCATTGAGGAGCGCATCGTGCACATGGCGGGAAGCCCCACCCCGGAAGGGCTTTCCAAGCGGGAGCTCGCCCGCATCATCCTGGCGGCGGGGAGGATCCCCGTGGAGCGGGACGCCCTTTACCGGGAGGTGCGCGTCTGGGACCAGGTGGAGGCCTGATGGCCTACGTCCTGGGGGTGCCCCTTTACGCCAACACCGCCCCCCTTTACCGCTTCCTGGAAGCGGACGGGTTTGCCCTCCGCCACGGGGTGCCGGCGGAGCTGAACCGCATGGTGCTCTCGGGGGAGGTGGGGCTTTCCCTGGTTTCCAGCTACTTCTACCTGAAGCACCAAGACGCCCTGGGCCTCCTTCCCGACTTCTCCGTGGCGGTGCTGGGCCGGGTGTACTCCGTGAACCTCTTCCACAAGGTGCCCCTAAAGGCCCTAAAGCGCATCGCCCTCACCACGGAAAGCGCCACCAGCGTAGAACTCCTCAAGCTCCTCCTCCGGGAAAAGGGGCTGAACCCCGCCTACGCCCAGGCGACTGGGGGCTTGGAGCTCCTGGAAGACCACGACGGCGTCCTCCTCATCGGGGACCGGGCCATAAAGGCCTACGCTGGCCTCCTAAAGGAACTCCCCGAAACCCCCCACGCCCTCCCCACCCGCTTTGGGGAGGTGGAGGTGATGGACCTCTCGGCCCTCTGGTTCCAAAGGACCCGCCTTCCCTTCGTCTTCGCCGTATGGGCCTACCGCAAGGAAAACCCTCCCCCCAAAGCCCTGGTCCAGGCCCTCAGGCGGGCTAGGCGGGAGGGATTGGGCCGGCTTAAGGAGGTGGCGGAGGCGGAGGGAAAGCGGCTTGGCGTGGACCCGGCTCTCCTCCAGCACTACCTCTGGAACTTCCGCTACCACCTGGAGGAGCCGGACCGCCTGGGCCTAGAGGCCTTCGCCGAGGCCTTAGGGCTTCCCTTCCGGCCTTCGTACTATCCGGGATAGCGCTTGACCTCTTATAGCGCTTTAGATATTATCCTCTTGGGCCGAAGGCCCAAAGGAGGCCCGTATGCGTTGGAAACTAGACCCCACCCACACCAGCGTGGAGTTCGCCGTGCGGCATATGATGATCGCCACGGTCAAGGGCACCCTCAACCTCAAGGAGGGATACGTGGAGACGGACGAAAGCGGCAAGCCCCTCCGGGTGGAGGCCCGCCTGGACGCCAAGAGCATCCACACCGGGGTGGCGGACCGGGACAACCACCTGCGCTCCCCGGACTTTTTGGACGTGGAAAACCACCCCGAGATCGTCTTCCGAAGCGAGCGCATCACCCCCTTGGGGGAAGGGCGCTACCGGGTGGAAGGGGAGGTGACCATCCGCGGCGTGACCCGGCCCCTCGCCTTTGAGGTGGAAACCCATGGCCCCGCCAAGGACCCCTGGGGCAACGAGCGCATGGCCGCCCACTTTGAGGGGAAGCTGAACCGCAAGGACTTCGGCCTCACCTGGAACGTGCCCCTGGAGATGGGCGGGGTGCTGGTGGGGGAAGAGGTGCGCTTTAGCGTGGACACCGAGGCGGTGAAGGAAAAGGAAGCGGTGGCCGGGTAATGCCCTTTCCCAGGCGGCTCCTCTCCTTGGCCCTAAGGGTGCGGGACCTGGGGGCCGCCTTGGGGTTTTACCGGGACCTTCTGGGCCTAAAGGTGGAGGCGGACCCACCCCGCTACCGCCTCTTCCCCGAGGGAAGGGGGTTTTGCCTAGAGCTTATCCACGACCCCGAGGCGCCCCTAAGGCCCTACCCCTCCCTGGGGCTATACCACTTCGCCCTCCTCCTCCCGGACCGCAAGGCCCTGGCCGGGGTTTTCCGGAGGCTCCTCGAGGCGGGGGCCCACTTTGAAGGGGCGGCGGACCACGGGGTTTCCGAGGCCCTCTACTTCCGCGACCCCGAGGGAAACGGCCTGGAGCTCTACCGGGACCGCCCCCAAGGGGAGTGGCCCAAGGGGCCCCTCATGTTCACCCTGCCCCTCAACCTGGAAAGGCTCCTGGCGGAAAACCCCAAGGCCACCCCCCTGCCCCCGGAAACCCTCCTCGGCCACCTCCACCTGCACGTGGAAGGCCTCGAGGGGGCGGAGGCCTTCTTCGCCGGGAGGCTCGGCATGGCGGTCACCTTGCGCACCTACCCCGGGGCCCTCTTCTTCGCCTGGGATGGGTACCACCACCACCTGGGGACGAACACCTGGGCGGGAAAGCGCCAAGCCCCGGAAGGGGCCACGGGGCTTCTCGCCTACACCCTCCTGGACCCCTTTGGGCGGGAGGAAACCCTCTTGGACCCCGTGGGGGCGCGGGTGCGCTTGACAGGCCGAGGGGATGCCCCCTAGACTTGGGGGCAATATGCGGAGGCTAGGGCGCTACTTCGGCTTTTATTATCCCGCCGGGGGCGCCCTGCGGTCCGCATAGGTTTTCACCGCAACCGGGCGCCCCCAAAAGGGGGCGCCCAAGGTTTTTGGGAGGGGAGCATGCTCATCGTGATGAAGCGGGGACACACGGAAGCGGAGCTGGCAGAGGTGGTGCGGGAGATTGAAAAGGTGGGCTACCGGCCCCACGTCTCCCGCGGGGTGGAGACCACCCTGGTGGGGGCCATCGGGCGGGGCCCGACGCCGGAGCTTATGGAGCATTTCCGAGCGCTCCCTGGCGTGGCGGAGGTCATCCCCATCTCCAAGCCTTGGAAGCTGGCGAGCCTCGAGGTCCAGCCCTTCCCCACCGTCCTGGAGTTCCCCACGGGGAAAAC
The sequence above is a segment of the Thermus hydrothermalis genome. Coding sequences within it:
- the mqnE gene encoding aminofutalosine synthase MqnE, which translates into the protein MKGIKDPRLLPIAEKVEAGERLTFAEGLVLYETQDLPTLMRLANRVRERKHGHKTYFVHSIRVSQTNICYVGCTFCAFQRRFGEEGAWDWDVEEVVAWVRARYQPGLTEIHLTAGHHPKRPFQYYLDLVRALKESFPGVQVKAWTAAEIHHFSKIARLPYREVLQALKEAGLDAMPGGGAEIFAERVRKRIARAKVSAEGWLEIHRTAHELGIPTNATMLYGHIETLEERLDHMDRLRRLQDETGGFMSFIPLAFQPDGNQLARELGKREFTTGLDDLRNLAVARLYLDNIPHIKGYWATLTPELAQVSLDWGVTDIDGTLIEERIVHMAGSPTPEGLSKRELARIILAAGRIPVERDALYREVRVWDQVEA
- a CDS encoding menaquinone biosynthetic enzyme MqnA/MqnD family protein, yielding MAYVLGVPLYANTAPLYRFLEADGFALRHGVPAELNRMVLSGEVGLSLVSSYFYLKHQDALGLLPDFSVAVLGRVYSVNLFHKVPLKALKRIALTTESATSVELLKLLLREKGLNPAYAQATGGLELLEDHDGVLLIGDRAIKAYAGLLKELPETPHALPTRFGEVEVMDLSALWFQRTRLPFVFAVWAYRKENPPPKALVQALRRARREGLGRLKEVAEAEGKRLGVDPALLQHYLWNFRYHLEEPDRLGLEAFAEALGLPFRPSYYPG
- a CDS encoding YceI family protein, translating into MRWKLDPTHTSVEFAVRHMMIATVKGTLNLKEGYVETDESGKPLRVEARLDAKSIHTGVADRDNHLRSPDFLDVENHPEIVFRSERITPLGEGRYRVEGEVTIRGVTRPLAFEVETHGPAKDPWGNERMAAHFEGKLNRKDFGLTWNVPLEMGGVLVGEEVRFSVDTEAVKEKEAVAG
- a CDS encoding VOC family protein yields the protein MPFPRRLLSLALRVRDLGAALGFYRDLLGLKVEADPPRYRLFPEGRGFCLELIHDPEAPLRPYPSLGLYHFALLLPDRKALAGVFRRLLEAGAHFEGAADHGVSEALYFRDPEGNGLELYRDRPQGEWPKGPLMFTLPLNLERLLAENPKATPLPPETLLGHLHLHVEGLEGAEAFFAGRLGMAVTLRTYPGALFFAWDGYHHHLGTNTWAGKRQAPEGATGLLAYTLLDPFGREETLLDPVGARVRLTGRGDAP